In Salvelinus fontinalis isolate EN_2023a unplaced genomic scaffold, ASM2944872v1 scaffold_0002, whole genome shotgun sequence, one DNA window encodes the following:
- the LOC129841890 gene encoding L-rhamnose-binding lectin CSL2, whose product MRLVRLTAFTLLAAVCCTLPAAATRVVTCDNGENVQFLICDSGVIFIERALYGRTDGTTCKEGRPANQLTNTQCSQTGTLEVLSQRCNGKRVCEVNTEVFRTSDPCVGIYKYLETTYTCILATRSITCEGSDALLECDEGTIQIHSANYGRRDQLVCSFNRPANQLANTNCLSQSTTASKVAKRCNGKSQCDVPASSSLYGDPCVGTYKYLDVAYTCG is encoded by the exons ATGCGCCTTGTAAGACTGACTGCGTTCACCT TGCTGGCTGCAGTTTGCTGTACACTACCAGCTGCAG CGACTAGAGTGGTCACCTGTGACAATGGAGAAAACGTCCAGTTCCTGATCTGTG ATTCTGGAGTGATCTTCATTGAGAGAGCTCTGTATGGACGGACTGACGGAACAACATGCAAAGAAGGACGACCTGCCAACCAGCTGACCAACACACAGTGTTCACAGACAGGCACCCTGGAGGTCCTCTCACAGAG GTGCAATGGGAAACGGGTGTGTGAAGTGAACACTGAAGTCTTCCGTACTTCTGACCCCTGTGTTGGAATCTACAAATACCTGGAAACCACCTACACCTGCATCCTAGCAA CACGCAGCATCACGTGTGAAGGCTCTGATGCTCTCCTAGAATGTG atGAAGGTACGATCCAGATCCACAGTGCCAACTATGGCCGCCGTGACCAGCTAGTGTGTTCCTTTAATCGGCCCGCTAACCAACTAGCCAACACCAACTGTCTCAGCCAATCCACCACTGCCAGTAAGGTGGCAAAGAG GTGTAATGGGAAGAGCCAGTGTGACGTCCCGGCGTCCAGTTCTCTGTATGGGGATCCCTGTGTAGGAACCTACAAGTACCTGGATGTGGCTTACACCTGTGGCTAA